Proteins encoded within one genomic window of Halogeometricum sp. S1BR25-6:
- a CDS encoding DHH family phosphoesterase: MTKARELFELLAGAEQLTVVCHNNPDPDCLASTLALGRIAAEAGIDERQILYGGSISHQQNRAFINLLDMELELFTPESLGERDADSLLAFVDHSLPGVNNELPEDTPVDIVIDHHSVEDVEGRFVDHREDIGATATILTEYVRELDVTVEETLATGLLFAIRRETLGFLRGATAAEYDAAGALHGHADRDLLRTLSTPSVSGATIDAISDSIDNRVVRGSVLLSHVGRTDERDALPQAADYLATLEGVETAVVFGIVEDAIEISARSTDSRVHVGNALKEAFDGVGSAGGHREMGGGEIPLGIFADYRSDDERFVDIVENVVTDRLADSLKLSDAP; encoded by the coding sequence ATGACGAAAGCGCGAGAACTCTTCGAGTTGCTCGCTGGGGCCGAGCAACTCACCGTCGTCTGCCACAACAACCCGGACCCGGACTGCCTGGCGAGTACGCTCGCACTGGGGCGTATCGCCGCGGAGGCCGGGATAGACGAGCGTCAGATTCTGTACGGCGGGAGCATCTCACACCAGCAGAACCGCGCGTTCATCAACCTCCTCGACATGGAACTCGAACTGTTCACCCCGGAATCGCTGGGCGAACGCGACGCCGACTCGTTGCTCGCGTTCGTCGACCACTCGCTGCCGGGGGTGAACAACGAACTCCCCGAGGACACGCCCGTCGATATCGTCATCGACCACCACAGCGTCGAGGACGTCGAGGGACGGTTCGTCGACCACCGCGAGGATATCGGCGCGACGGCGACGATACTGACCGAGTACGTCCGCGAGTTGGACGTGACCGTCGAGGAGACGCTGGCGACCGGACTGCTGTTCGCTATCCGCCGCGAAACGCTCGGCTTCCTGCGCGGCGCGACGGCCGCCGAGTACGACGCCGCGGGAGCGCTCCACGGCCACGCCGACCGGGACTTACTCCGGACGCTGTCGACGCCGTCGGTGAGCGGCGCGACGATAGACGCCATCTCCGACTCCATCGACAACCGGGTCGTTCGCGGCTCAGTCCTGCTCTCGCACGTCGGACGAACGGACGAACGCGACGCCCTGCCGCAGGCGGCGGACTATCTCGCCACCTTGGAGGGCGTCGAGACGGCCGTCGTCTTCGGCATCGTCGAGGACGCCATCGAGATAAGCGCGCGGTCGACCGACTCGCGCGTCCACGTCGGCAACGCCCTCAAAGAGGCGTTCGACGGCGTGGGCAGCGCCGGCGGCCACCGCGAGATGGGCGGCGGCGAGATTCCGCTCGGCATCTTCGCCGACTACCGGAGCGACGACGAGCGGTTCGTCGACATCGTCGAGAACGTGGTCACCGACCGCCTGGCCGACAGCCTCAAACTCTCCGACGCGCCCTGA
- a CDS encoding 3-keto-5-aminohexanoate cleavage protein, translating into MSYEDYLAGDPVILTAALTGGVHGKEANPNLPETPEEIGRAAAEAEAAGASVVHLHARRPNGERSFSTERFQEIDDAVRRHADDVIIQHSTGGTAAPDEYRARPLRTDPAPEMASLDMGPLNRYDRLTSENTRGLVNDLYDEMRTRGIKPELEVFNDGHLNEVHGLLDRRDLSAPVYATLIFGPGTLTRPTPQNFLNSIDNLPAGASFNTLGFGRHQLPFAAMGVLFGGHVRVGLKDNVYLRRGELAESNAQLVARAAAIAERLGRPVATTDQAREILRLVD; encoded by the coding sequence GTGAGCTACGAGGACTACCTCGCCGGTGACCCCGTGATACTCACCGCCGCGTTGACCGGCGGGGTCCACGGCAAGGAGGCGAACCCGAACCTTCCCGAGACGCCCGAGGAGATAGGTCGGGCCGCCGCGGAGGCCGAGGCGGCCGGAGCGTCCGTCGTTCACCTCCACGCCCGCCGGCCGAACGGAGAGCGCTCCTTCTCGACCGAGCGGTTTCAAGAGATAGACGACGCTGTTCGCCGGCACGCCGACGACGTGATCATCCAACACTCCACGGGCGGGACGGCCGCGCCGGACGAGTACCGGGCGCGACCGCTCCGAACCGACCCCGCCCCGGAGATGGCGTCGCTCGACATGGGACCGTTGAATCGGTACGACCGCCTGACCAGCGAGAACACCCGCGGTTTAGTAAACGACCTTTACGACGAGATGCGGACGCGCGGCATCAAACCCGAACTGGAGGTGTTCAACGACGGCCACCTCAACGAGGTGCACGGCCTCCTCGACCGCCGCGACCTCTCGGCGCCCGTCTACGCCACGCTCATCTTCGGTCCGGGCACGCTCACTCGACCCACCCCACAGAACTTCTTGAACTCTATCGACAACCTTCCGGCCGGAGCGTCGTTCAACACGCTCGGGTTCGGCCGGCACCAACTCCCCTTCGCGGCGATGGGAGTGCTGTTCGGCGGTCACGTCCGCGTCGGACTGAAGGACAACGTCTACCTCCGGCGCGGCGAGTTGGCCGAGTCGAACGCGCAGTTAGTCGCGCGCGCCGCGGCGATAGCGGAGCGTCTCGGTCGGCCGGTGGCGACGACCGACCAAGCGCGTGAGATACTCAGACTGGTGGATTGA
- a CDS encoding TrkA C-terminal domain-containing protein: protein MVDRLDDVDKRILYHLVRDARNTSAPMVAEEAHVSAGTIRNRINQLEADGVIRGYHAHVDYERAEGRLTNLVVGTAEVHERERLAKQVADVPGVVNVRQLMCGTGNIHVTAVGEDARELSRVTRSVAEMGVEIEDEHLLQHEEHRPYHAFGPEGRRGRQSIADFMSLSGGAEGVEVSVASGAKVDGTTLSEANERGYVDSEVLVVSVERDEKILTPRGDTEIRADDLVTLFARGDLPEETITAFGGD, encoded by the coding sequence ATGGTCGACCGATTGGACGACGTCGACAAGCGGATTCTCTACCACCTCGTGCGGGACGCGCGAAACACCTCCGCCCCCATGGTGGCCGAGGAGGCGCACGTCTCCGCCGGGACGATTCGGAACCGAATCAACCAACTGGAAGCCGACGGCGTCATCCGCGGCTACCACGCGCACGTCGACTACGAACGCGCGGAGGGTCGCCTGACGAACCTCGTCGTGGGGACCGCCGAGGTACACGAACGGGAGCGGTTGGCCAAGCAGGTGGCCGACGTGCCCGGCGTGGTGAACGTCCGGCAACTCATGTGCGGAACCGGAAACATCCACGTCACGGCGGTGGGTGAGGACGCCCGAGAACTCTCGCGGGTCACCCGGAGCGTGGCGGAGATGGGCGTGGAGATAGAGGACGAACACCTGTTGCAGCACGAAGAACACCGCCCCTACCACGCGTTCGGACCCGAGGGGCGGCGGGGCCGGCAGTCCATCGCCGACTTCATGTCGCTGTCCGGCGGCGCCGAGGGGGTCGAGGTGAGCGTCGCCTCCGGCGCGAAGGTGGACGGGACGACCCTCAGCGAGGCGAACGAACGCGGCTACGTCGACTCGGAGGTGTTGGTCGTCTCGGTCGAACGGGACGAGAAGATACTCACGCCGCGCGGCGACACCGAGATACGCGCCGACGATTTGGTGACGCTGTTCGCGCGCGGCGACCTGCCCGAGGAGACCATCACGGCGTTTGGCGGCGACTGA
- the tbsP gene encoding transcriptional regulator TbsP — MNHPAELLTDEMSEVFEWTFETTESSLYLVNPAADALERAVESLSTFDGRTPTVRVLGEKTTLREVMDDFLVASRTADLVESETLELRVLDDADGHKPNLMASESAVTTVVSADSLLAGLRTDDEEFVGAVREEYETLFEASDGYKLHTPGLSRVETTISERLGPECRTDFTELLSNLQTARGDSQGPDEVAISLLVAARNEELFYDVSRWAEDIGLASKATFSRKKSELEKQGLIATEKVPIDVGRPRLRLKLGDERLRDASGAQLASVAQSTGS; from the coding sequence ATGAACCACCCAGCAGAACTGCTGACAGACGAGATGAGCGAGGTCTTCGAGTGGACGTTCGAGACGACGGAGAGTTCGCTGTACCTCGTCAACCCCGCCGCCGACGCACTCGAACGGGCGGTGGAGTCGCTCAGCACGTTCGACGGACGGACGCCGACGGTCCGTGTCCTGGGCGAGAAGACCACTCTGCGCGAGGTCATGGACGACTTCCTCGTCGCCAGTCGAACGGCCGATCTCGTCGAGTCCGAGACGCTCGAACTCCGCGTCCTCGACGACGCGGACGGCCACAAGCCGAACCTGATGGCGTCGGAGTCCGCCGTGACGACGGTCGTGAGCGCGGATTCGCTGCTTGCGGGCCTCCGGACCGACGACGAGGAGTTCGTCGGCGCCGTGCGCGAGGAGTACGAGACGCTCTTCGAGGCGAGCGACGGGTACAAACTCCACACCCCGGGGCTCAGCCGCGTCGAGACGACCATCTCGGAGCGCCTCGGTCCAGAGTGCAGAACCGACTTCACCGAACTGCTCTCGAACCTCCAGACCGCCCGCGGGGACAGCCAAGGCCCGGACGAAGTCGCCATCAGCCTCCTCGTCGCCGCGCGGAACGAGGAACTGTTCTACGACGTCTCGCGGTGGGCCGAGGATATCGGACTCGCCTCGAAAGCGACGTTCTCGCGGAAGAAGAGCGAACTCGAAAAGCAGGGGCTCATCGCCACCGAGAAAGTTCCCATCGACGTCGGCCGCCCGCGACTTCGCCTCAAACTCGGCGACGAGCGGTTGAGAGACGCCAGCGGGGCGCAGTTGGCGAGCGTCGCGCAGAGTACGGGTAGTTAA